In Leptospira stimsonii, the genomic stretch ACTTCTGATACACGGAAGCCGCTCCCTTGTCTCCCGGAGCGTCCGCGTCATACGCGATATATATCTTTCTTGTTTGTTTTTCGAGAATTCTTTCGAACAACGTTTCCGTAAAGCCTTCGATTCCATAACTGCAAGTTACATTACGAATTCCATTCTCCCAAAAGGTGAGTGCATCAAGGATCGATTCGCAAAGGACAAGTTCGCTCTTTCCAAACGCGTCTTCTTCATTCCAGATTCCCAAATGTTTTCCGGGTAAGTAAAGATGATTGGATGTTCCTGCATTCTTACTCGTGACAATCCTTCTTCCATACATCCCGCAGAGTTCTTTGTCTTTTGTGAAGATGGGGATCACGATCCTTGCTCGAAAGTATTCCTGGCCGCTCTCTCCAAAGAATCCGAATTCCTTCAAAACCTCTTTGGCTCTTTGTCCCACAATACTTTGTCTCGAAGGGAGTATCTTGCCTAAACTTCCGTCGCTGTAGCCGATTTTGAATTTAGAGATCGATTCCTCGCTTCCCAATTTCCTCGTTTGCAGATACGAAAGCGCGCTTCTGTTCTGTCTCAAGGTTGTGCAGTAGTAGTCTAATGCCTGAAAGACCACCGCTCTTTCTTCACTGCTTAACTTCTCTGTCGTCGGAATCTTTCTGCCCAAGGCTCTTTCGAGTGTCACAGGAGTGGCTGTCTTCCCTCTCATGGATACGTCCGGGCGAGGCTTGAACTTCTGCAACACCTCTACCGCTTCGTTAAACCCCAAGCCCTCGCGTTTCATAACGAAGTCGATCGCGCTTCCCCCTGTCTTGCAAGCTCCCATGCAGTGCCACAAATTCTTCGATGGCGTTACGATGAAAGAGGGAGTTCGGTCCTCGTGGAACGGGCATTTCGCCATCCAGTTCGTTCCGTGGTTTTTCAGTTCGATTCCGTAGCTTCGAACCAAAGCCAGGAGGTCCGTTTGGCTTTTCAAACGCGCGATCTCTTCTTTCGGGATGTAGGACATGCGGGAAGGCTCCTGGTGAGGGAAAATTTTTTAGTACCTTTTGTGCAAATTCAATATACACATATAAGATAATTATTATTGGTACTATATGTTCATTTGAGTCAACCTCCTTTTTTACCCAAAAGCATATTTTCTTGATCTTCTTAACCGTATCCGTTTAATATACTGTGTATGAAAGCCGTGAAATTAAAAGAGGATGCTCTGGCTAAAAACCTAAAGCTATTCAGAAAAAAGAAAAATTGGTCACAAACAGAACTCGCTAAAAACGCAGGAACTACACTTACCCACATCAACAGACTCGAAACCGGTAAATCTAATCCTTCGATTGAAATCGTTCAGAAAATCGCATTAGCTTTAGAAGTTTCGATAGACGACCTCGTTTCTGTAAGAGATAACTCCAAGGAAGTTAAATTCGAAAATCAGGCTTTTTACGAAAAAATCAAACTTCTCGATACATTTTCTGAAGAAGAAAGAAACGCAGTAAACGTTGTCATCGATTCCATTCTTACTAAAAAGAAAATGTTGAATCTTTTAAAAGAACACGGAGGATAAGAGAAATGATGATACTAGTCAACGTTAAAGACGAAAAAGCAGGCGCACTTCTCGAAATTCTAAAAGGACTCTCTTTCGTTAAAACAGAAACTCTCTCCAAAGACAAAACAAAGGCTTTAAAAGGTCTCAAAGAATCCGTCGATCAAGTAAACTTAGACAAACAAGGAAAAATCAAACTCAAATCGATTCATTCCCTTCTCGATGAAAACTGAAATCGTATATACAGATCATTTCAGTCGAGAATTCAAAGACCTCGCTAAAAAACACAAATCAATCAAAGAGGATTTAAAAAAACTTGTCCTGTCTCTCGAACAAAATCCGACCCAAGGCGTTTCTTTAGGGAAAGATTGTTACAAAATTCGTTTAGCCGTTTCATCCAAAGGAAAAGGCAAATCCGGAGGCGCAAGAATCATTACTTACTTGTTCCACGCTAAAAACAAACTCTACTTGCTTTCCATCTTCGACAAATCCGAAAAAGAAACCATTTCCGACAAAGATCGAGAAACCATTCTCAAACTCATTGTGCCATAACCGGAAAGGATATGAAAAAAATTATTCTCAATGTTCCGGAAGAAAAATTCCCTTTTTTAATCGAGCTTCTCGGCTATTTGGATTTCGTCGAAATCGTCGAACCCCAAAAGTCTGTCACCATGAAAGACTTCCGTGGAACTCTCTCAAAAGAATCCGCAGAGAAACTCCAAGAAAAAATTCAAAAAGAAAGAGAAGAATGGAACTAAAATTCCTTCTCGATACGAACGTTGTCATAGCTCAACTCGCAAACGAACTGCCAAAATCAGGAGCCGATTTCATCGACAATCTGGTTCCGGCAATCTCTGTCGTCTCCAAAATCGAACTCTTAGGCTGGCACAAGGCTTCCAAAAAAGACATCGAACAAATTCAAACATTCATCTCTCAGGCTCTCGTTTTACCTCTCGAAGAAGATGTTGTGCAAGAAACCATTCGTCTCAGGCAAATCTACAAAATCAAAACTCCAGACGCAATCATCGCGGCCACCGCCCTCGTTCACGGCTTGACTCTCGTCTCAAGAAACGTTCCGGACTTCTCTTCCATCCCCAAGCTAAACGTCATCGATCCTTGGAAGCTCTAAAACAAAAAAGCCGACGTCGAAGTCGGCAATGTTTAGTACACAATATCGTGGAAAATGTTTGTGAAAGGTTTTTCAAAGAATCATTTCGGCAATTTCTCCCTCGAAAAAGCAAGGTCGTATTCAATAACCCTCATGTATTTCGAAACGTGAATCCGTCTTACCGTCTCTTGCAACTTCTTCAAATCGCCAAAGAACACTTCCTCTTTTACAAGCCTTCTTCTCTCCGAGTCAAAGTAAACGCAAGGAACAAGACCGTCCCAAGTCGCATCCACATACATTCGGCGGCCTGTCGTCTTGTCCTCGACAAGATCCCCGAGTGTAAAGCTCGTGTGGAGCGGGGAAAAAGTGGAGTCTGGAGAGCGATCTTGCATCGTTAAAGTGTGTCTCGTGAATTTTTACTTCGGGAGATACGGAAGAACTCCCTTCATCCGCTCCAGATCCTCCGGAAGCATCCGAACCTTCACAAGGATTTCCTTCTCCGCATCAAAGTAAACACAGCTCACTTCCGGGGTCCAAGCTACCTCGACATACATCTTTTGGCCGCTTCTCTTGTCTCTTACTGCTTCCCCTATTGAGTAGCCTTTCTTGATTGTGCTCTCTTCCATTGATCTTTTACCAAATGTATTCTTTTCTTTTTCTTTGTTCGTTATTTTACACAGAGAAGGTTTACTGCAAGTCTACAGCTCGTAATCCTCAGTCTCTACTGGCATTTTTT encodes the following:
- a CDS encoding helix-turn-helix domain-containing protein — its product is MKAVKLKEDALAKNLKLFRKKKNWSQTELAKNAGTTLTHINRLETGKSNPSIEIVQKIALALEVSIDDLVSVRDNSKEVKFENQAFYEKIKLLDTFSEEERNAVNVVIDSILTKKKMLNLLKEHGG
- a CDS encoding type II toxin-antitoxin system RelE/ParE family toxin codes for the protein MKTEIVYTDHFSREFKDLAKKHKSIKEDLKKLVLSLEQNPTQGVSLGKDCYKIRLAVSSKGKGKSGGARIITYLFHAKNKLYLLSIFDKSEKETISDKDRETILKLIVP
- a CDS encoding type II toxin-antitoxin system VapC family toxin encodes the protein MELKFLLDTNVVIAQLANELPKSGADFIDNLVPAISVVSKIELLGWHKASKKDIEQIQTFISQALVLPLEEDVVQETIRLRQIYKIKTPDAIIAATALVHGLTLVSRNVPDFSSIPKLNVIDPWKL